The sequence CCCGACCTGCACGAGGTCTGGCGCCAGGCCGTCGCCGGCGTCGCCGACGGCACGCTGTCCGCGCAGCAGCGCGCCTGGCTGCGGCTGACCCGGCCGCTCGGCCTGGTGCAGGACACCGCGCTGCTCGCCGCGCCGAACGAGTTCACCAAGGACCTGCTCGACTCCCGGCTGCGCCCGTTCCTGTCGACCGCGTTGACCGCCGCCTACGGCCGGGAGATCCGGGTCGCCGTCACCGTCGAGCACCTGCCGGACCCGGAGCCGATGACCGGCCCGATGGTGCTGCCGCAGGCCGCGCTGTCCGGGACGGGGTCGTCGGGTTCCGGGGACGCGGACGACGACGGGCGGGTCGACTCACCGCTGGACGCGCCGACCCCACCCATCCAGCGGGTGGCCACCGGCCTCGGCCGCGACCCGGAGCCGCGCCCGTCGGAGCCGGCCCGCCTCAACCCGCGGTACGTCTTCGAGACCTTCGTCATCGGCGACAGCAACCGGTTCCCGCACGCGGCGTCGGTCGCCGTCGCCGAGGCGCCGGCGAAGGCCTACAACCCGCTGTTCATCTACGGCGACTCCGGCCTCGGCAAGACCCACCTGCTGCACGCGATCGGGCACTACACGAAGAAGCTCTACCCCGACGCGCAGGTCAAGTACGTCAGCACCGAGGAGTTCACGAACGACTTCATCAACTCCATCCGCGACGACCGCCAGCAGGCGTTCCAGCGGCGCTACCGGGACATCGACGTGCTGCTCGTCGACGACATCCAGTTCCTGGAGAACAAGGAGCGCACGCAGGAGGAGTTCTTCCACACGTTCAACGTCCTGCATGACACCGAGAAGCAGCTGGTGATCTCGTCGGACCGCTCACCACGGCAGCTGTCGGCGCTGGAGGACCGGCTGCGCAGCCGGTTCGAGTGGGGACTGATCACCGACGTCACCCCGCCGGACCTGGAGACCAGGATCGCGATCCTGTCGAAGAAGGCGGCGATCGAGCGGCTGCCGGTGCCGCCGGACGTGCTCGAGTACATCGCGACGCATATCGAGCGCAACATCCGCGAGCTGGAGGGCGCGCTGATCCGGGTCGCCGCGTTCGCGAGCCTGAACAAGTCGCATGTCGACCGGACACTGGCCGAGATCGTGCTGCGCGATCTGATTCCGGACGCGACGAACACCGAGATCACGGCGACCTCGATCATGAACGCGACGGCGTCGTACTTCGGCGTCTCGATGGAGGACCTGTGCGGGACGTCGCGCAGCCGAGTGCTGGTGACGGCCCGGCAGATCGCGATGTACCTGTGCCGCGAGCTCACCGACCTGTCGCTGCCCAAGATCGGCCAGCACTTCGGCGGCCGGGACCACACCACCGTCATGCACGCCAACCGGAAGATCCGCGGACTGATGGCGGAGCGCCGGGCGATCTACAACCAGGTCACCGAGCTGACGAACCGCATCCGGGCCGAGACGCGCCACCTGTAGCCCTGGCCAACGCCGCCAGCCAGGGCTTGGCGCCGCTGGCCAGGGCCAGTGCCGCCAGCCGGCGCTTGGCCCCGGCTACCACCAACGTCCACCCGTGGCCTTGATCGCTGTTTTCGCCCTCTAGTGGCTACGATCCCGGCCCGGTAACGACCATCAGAGGGCCGAAACGGCGATCAAGGCGACGCCGGAACGGGCGAACCTCGCCGACGGCGGCAAAGTCCGGCGCGAACTGCCCGAATGCCGGCCGCGCAAGGCCGCAGCGGGCCGGACCAGCTGGGCAGCGTCGGGCCGGGGCGGGGCGGGCCACGCAGCGCCGGCCGGGCAGGGCCGGTTAGGCAGGGCCGGTTAGGCAGGGCCTGCTGGGACGGCGTCGATCTTCCGATCACAAGGTCTTGGGTCCCACAACCCCGGTAATACCCAGGGATTGTCCACAGCCTGTGGGTTCTAGTGGGGATGGGCGGCGCGACCGGTTCCATGCGGTACGTCGTCTGAGTCCTGGTCCACACGTCGGTCCCGGTCAGGGGCCGCAGATGCCCCCACATGCCTCGGACGAGCACGCGTAGGAGCCGAGCGTGCTCGATCGCAGCCGTGCACTCTTGCAGGCCGTGATGGGCTCGCGACGCAGGGCTCAGGCCCGACGAGACCACTTGGGTGGTATTCACCCACAGCTTGTGGACAAGGCTGTGGATTACCTGGGGGCAGCCTGGGGGCAACCGCCCGCGAAGGCCCCGAAGATCGCCTGGGAGCCCGCCCCGAGCCCCCAGATTCCTGTGGAGAACCGGGGGACAGCCTGGGGACGACCTGGGTGTAACCGGTGGATGAACGGTGGATGGCGACGGGGGACATCGAGCGCTGTGGACAACCACCGGGGTCACGCACAGGTCAGCCCACACGATCTCCACCGGCCGATCTGCGGCCTGACCTGGGAAAACGCGGGTTTTCCACAGTTTCCACAGCCCCTACTACTACCGCTACCAAGATTTATTTATGAGAGATCAAAAGCTCGAAGAACTAGGGCCTGGGGATGACGCTCGGGCCGTCGCGCTCGGCCTGCCCCGATCCGGCGCAGTTCACGCCTGGCGGACCCGACGTGACGCTCCGCATCCGGCGTACCACTGGACCGCTCGCGAACCTGTCGGACGGCTCTGAGATGCTGGACCGCGTTCGTCGCTGAGGGAGGCAGGCATGAAGTTCCGGGTTGAACGGGACGAGTTCACCGAAGCGGTCGCCTGGACCGCGCGCAGCCTGCCGAGCCGTTCGGCGACAGCGACCAACCAGCAGGTGCTGATGGGCCTGCTGCTGGACGCGACCGGGCCGGGCCTGGTGGTGGCCGCCTTCGACTACGAGGTCGCCGCGCAGGCCACGCTGGAGGCGACCGTCCACGAGGAGGGCCGCGCGCTGGCGCCGGGCCGGATGCTCGCGGACATCACCAAGCAGCTGCCGGCCGCGCCGGTCGAGGTCGAGACCGACGACAACAAGCTGGTCATCACCTGCGGCAACGCCCGCTTCACCCTGCAGACGCTGCCCGTCGACGAGTACCCGACGCTTCCCCCGCTGCCGCCGATCACCGGGCACATCGAGGGAGGCGCGTTCGGCGCCGCCGTCGCCCAGGTCGCGGTGGCCGCGGGCAAGGACGACACGCTGCCCGTGCTGACCGGTGTGCGGCTGGAGATCGAGGGCGACACCCTGACGCTCGCGGCCACCGACCGCTACCGGCTCGCGGTCCGCACGCTCAAGTGGAGCCCGTCGAGCCCCGACGCCGCCGGGGTCGCGCTCATCCCGGCGCGCACCCTGCTGGACACGGCACGCTCGCTCGGCGGCGGTACGGCCCAGGTCGCGATCGCGCTTGGTACGGGTCCGTCCGGGGAGGCGCTCGCCGGCTTCGCGGGCAACCACCGCCAGACCACGACCCGGCTCGTTGACGGCCAGTTCCCGCCGTACCGCAAGCTGCTGCCCGACTCGTGCCCGCTGACCGCCCAGGCCGAGAAGGGCCCGCTGCTGGAGGCCGTCAAGCGGGTCGCGCTGGTGGCGCCGAAGACGGCCCCGGTGCGGCTGGCGTTCAGCGCCGACCACCTGCGGCTCGAGGCCGGTAGCCACGGCGGCGAGGCGCAGGCCTCCGAGACGCTGCCCGCCACCTACGACGGCCCCGACCTGGAGGTCGCGTTCAACCCGGCCTACCTGCAGGACGCGTTGACGGCGGTCGAGTCCGACCAGGTCGAGTTCGGCTTCGCCAGCGCCGAGGACGCCGAGGTCGCGGCCAAGAAGCCGGCGATCCTGACGGGTAAGGGCGCCGGCGACGAGCTGCCGGACTACCGCTACCTGCTCATGCCGATCCAGCTGAACGGCTGACCGGGTGACGTGCACGTCACGCACCTGCAACTGGTCGATTTCCGGTCCTACCCGGCACTTGAACTGACCCTCCCGGCCGGGGTGGTCACCT is a genomic window of Pseudofrankia inefficax containing:
- the dnaA gene encoding chromosomal replication initiator protein DnaA, which produces MTDRDTTPVTGSQRQLPLGEGEDPDLHEVWRQAVAGVADGTLSAQQRAWLRLTRPLGLVQDTALLAAPNEFTKDLLDSRLRPFLSTALTAAYGREIRVAVTVEHLPDPEPMTGPMVLPQAALSGTGSSGSGDADDDGRVDSPLDAPTPPIQRVATGLGRDPEPRPSEPARLNPRYVFETFVIGDSNRFPHAASVAVAEAPAKAYNPLFIYGDSGLGKTHLLHAIGHYTKKLYPDAQVKYVSTEEFTNDFINSIRDDRQQAFQRRYRDIDVLLVDDIQFLENKERTQEEFFHTFNVLHDTEKQLVISSDRSPRQLSALEDRLRSRFEWGLITDVTPPDLETRIAILSKKAAIERLPVPPDVLEYIATHIERNIRELEGALIRVAAFASLNKSHVDRTLAEIVLRDLIPDATNTEITATSIMNATASYFGVSMEDLCGTSRSRVLVTARQIAMYLCRELTDLSLPKIGQHFGGRDHTTVMHANRKIRGLMAERRAIYNQVTELTNRIRAETRHL
- the dnaN gene encoding DNA polymerase III subunit beta, producing the protein MKFRVERDEFTEAVAWTARSLPSRSATATNQQVLMGLLLDATGPGLVVAAFDYEVAAQATLEATVHEEGRALAPGRMLADITKQLPAAPVEVETDDNKLVITCGNARFTLQTLPVDEYPTLPPLPPITGHIEGGAFGAAVAQVAVAAGKDDTLPVLTGVRLEIEGDTLTLAATDRYRLAVRTLKWSPSSPDAAGVALIPARTLLDTARSLGGGTAQVAIALGTGPSGEALAGFAGNHRQTTTRLVDGQFPPYRKLLPDSCPLTAQAEKGPLLEAVKRVALVAPKTAPVRLAFSADHLRLEAGSHGGEAQASETLPATYDGPDLEVAFNPAYLQDALTAVESDQVEFGFASAEDAEVAAKKPAILTGKGAGDELPDYRYLLMPIQLNG